One window from the genome of Commensalibacter oyaizuii encodes:
- the sdhC gene encoding succinate dehydrogenase, cytochrome b556 subunit produces MSDIRDTFYVGHKSDGTLKKRPMSPHLQVYKPVPSMALSILNRITGAALSGGSTLMVAWLASAAKGPKPFKTVQKVTGSFMGQIILFGFSVSFFLHLIRGIRHLIWDATGQRLDKETINKDSKTDIVTISALTLGLWTIIIGKRLRKKRK; encoded by the coding sequence ATGTCGGATATACGAGACACTTTTTATGTCGGTCATAAAAGTGATGGCACTCTAAAAAAACGCCCCATGTCACCCCATTTACAAGTTTATAAGCCCGTTCCTTCAATGGCTTTATCCATTTTAAACCGCATTACAGGAGCGGCCCTTTCTGGGGGTAGCACATTAATGGTTGCGTGGTTGGCCTCAGCAGCAAAAGGGCCAAAACCTTTTAAAACTGTACAAAAAGTAACGGGCAGTTTTATGGGACAAATTATTTTATTTGGGTTTTCAGTGTCATTTTTTCTGCATTTAATCAGAGGGATACGTCATCTGATTTGGGATGCAACAGGTCAACGATTGGACAAAGAAACCATCAACAAAGATAGTAAAACCGATATTGTAACGATTTCAGCGCTGACCTTGGGACTATGGACAATTATAATTGGTAAACGATTAAGAAAGAAAAGAAAATAA
- the zapE gene encoding cell division protein ZapE, translated as MNWPSAVYQQRVRDGVLKHDEAQERVVLLFDQLCKELNIYQPAVHTSNSGLFGSLKSLWQKPVPSPKGIYLVGSVGRGKSMLMDLFYEQTSVQHKLRTHFHVFMQETYKKFHVLKQQSPKGGDPIPDLAKELAQKAWLLCFDEFQVNDIADAVLLGRLFENLFTLGVVVVATSNVKLSQLFQNRPGADAFKPFIKVLQQNLVEVELNAAQDYRLGRAGDEQRWLIPCNDENTAKLDHIFLRESHGKPIKEETLTVMGRSFVVTKAAGDVARFSFEQLCDVVLGVGDYLALAQRFKVLIIDNIPMFNPENVNAIERFTMLIDVLYEQHTKLYVSAAADCEHIYRKEDRRAFFERTISRLNEMQSQSWGNS; from the coding sequence ATGAACTGGCCAAGTGCTGTTTACCAACAAAGAGTACGTGACGGAGTGTTAAAACATGACGAGGCACAAGAACGGGTTGTATTATTATTTGATCAATTATGTAAAGAGCTTAATATATATCAACCTGCTGTGCATACCAGTAATTCTGGCTTATTTGGATCTCTAAAAAGTTTATGGCAAAAACCTGTCCCCAGCCCCAAAGGCATTTATCTTGTTGGTTCAGTAGGACGGGGAAAATCCATGTTGATGGATTTGTTTTACGAACAAACGTCGGTACAGCATAAATTACGCACCCATTTTCATGTATTTATGCAGGAAACATATAAGAAATTTCATGTGTTAAAACAACAATCTCCTAAAGGGGGTGATCCTATTCCAGATTTAGCCAAAGAATTGGCTCAAAAAGCGTGGCTATTATGTTTTGATGAATTTCAAGTTAACGATATTGCTGATGCGGTTTTATTAGGCCGTTTGTTCGAAAACTTATTTACTTTGGGGGTTGTCGTTGTTGCGACATCAAATGTGAAACTTTCGCAACTTTTTCAAAATCGACCTGGGGCGGACGCCTTTAAACCTTTTATTAAGGTTCTACAACAAAATCTGGTCGAAGTTGAGCTAAATGCAGCACAGGATTATCGTTTGGGCAGGGCGGGGGACGAACAACGATGGTTGATTCCTTGCAATGATGAAAATACAGCAAAGTTGGACCATATTTTTTTGCGTGAATCCCATGGCAAACCTATCAAAGAAGAAACATTGACAGTAATGGGACGTTCGTTTGTTGTTACAAAAGCAGCAGGCGATGTTGCACGATTTTCGTTTGAACAACTTTGTGATGTTGTTTTGGGTGTTGGGGACTATTTGGCACTGGCACAACGTTTCAAAGTCCTTATTATTGACAATATTCCCATGTTTAATCCTGAAAATGTGAACGCTATTGAACGTTTTACGATGTTGATTGATGTATTATATGAACAACATACTAAGTTATACGTTTCTGCAGCGGCAGATTGCGAACATATTTACCGAAAAGAGGATCGTAGGGCCTTTTTCGAACGTACGATTTCTCGCCTAAATGAAATGCAAAGTCAAAGTTGGGGGAACTCTTAA
- a CDS encoding aspartate-semialdehyde dehydrogenase — protein sequence MGYRVAVMGATGAVGREILKILAERDFPIDDIAALASPRSAGKEISFGDKKVLKIQNLETFDFNGWDIVLSSAGAAVSATYAPKAAEAGCFVVDNTSYFRMEPDVPLVVPEVNPTDLTKAKRRIIANPNCSTIQMVVALKPLHELFKIKRVVVATYQATGGAGKKGMDELYNQTKSSLIGESITRGNFTKQIAFNCIPHIDKFMEDGFTKEEWKMTVETKKILDPDIQVVATCVRVPVFIGHGEAITIECERPVDLEKARNALRNAEGVILYDERQDEGYVTQIEAAGEDASYVSRLRIDPTVPNGLALWCVSDNLRKGAALNTVQIAESLIEQNIIAGK from the coding sequence ATGGGTTATCGCGTAGCCGTTATGGGTGCCACTGGGGCCGTCGGCAGAGAAATTTTGAAAATTCTTGCTGAGCGGGATTTTCCAATTGATGATATTGCAGCTTTGGCCTCTCCCCGCTCTGCGGGGAAAGAAATTTCTTTTGGTGATAAAAAAGTTCTTAAGATTCAAAACCTTGAAACGTTCGATTTCAACGGATGGGATATCGTTTTATCTTCTGCTGGTGCTGCTGTCTCTGCAACTTATGCGCCCAAAGCAGCAGAAGCAGGCTGTTTTGTGGTTGATAATACCTCTTACTTCCGCATGGAGCCTGACGTACCGTTGGTTGTACCAGAGGTAAACCCTACAGATTTAACCAAAGCGAAACGCCGAATTATTGCGAATCCGAATTGCTCTACCATTCAAATGGTTGTGGCTTTGAAACCATTACATGAGCTTTTTAAAATTAAAAGAGTCGTAGTTGCCACCTATCAAGCAACCGGTGGGGCAGGCAAAAAAGGGATGGACGAGCTGTATAACCAGACGAAATCTTCGCTGATTGGTGAAAGCATTACCCGCGGAAACTTTACCAAACAAATTGCTTTTAACTGTATTCCTCATATTGATAAATTCATGGAAGACGGTTTCACCAAAGAAGAATGGAAAATGACGGTCGAAACCAAGAAAATTCTAGACCCTGATATCCAAGTTGTTGCAACCTGTGTACGCGTTCCGGTCTTTATTGGACATGGTGAAGCCATTACCATTGAATGTGAGCGTCCTGTTGACTTAGAAAAAGCAAGGAATGCACTGCGTAATGCAGAAGGTGTTATTTTATATGATGAACGCCAAGATGAAGGATATGTCACTCAAATTGAAGCTGCAGGAGAAGATGCATCTTACGTTTCCAGACTGCGCATTGACCCCACCGTTCCAAATGGATTGGCACTATGGTGCGTTTCTGATAACCTCCGCAAAGGGGCAGCTCTGAACACAGTACAAATTGCTGAATCTTTAATTGAACAAAATATTATCGCTGGCAAATAA